The following coding sequences are from one Prochlorococcus marinus CUG1438 window:
- a CDS encoding aminotransferase class I/II-fold pyridoxal phosphate-dependent enzyme, with the protein MQSSNLKHGGNVYAKAKKLNLLPSGIIDASASLVPFDPPQILIDSLNEEIKNLGFRYYPERNLSDLKEIIGKFHGINPENILPGNGASELITWAGYEASKFGISCIPSPSFVDYERSLNCWNSNFINCKLPKNWGNVFPQSFPIHPKGDVIWITNPHNPTGQLWEKNSLEEIIKKYKLVICDEAFLSITPNGEKESLIPLTQKYDNLLVLRSLTKIFNIPGLRLGYIIGSSKKLKQWKINRDPWPLNSFAIKAGIDLLSNRKFYEKWTRQIHQWINIEKERVCQKLSKIENLKVHNSSTNFFLIESKTTLSPNIKYLENKGILLRECTSFRFLDEKWARISLQSRENNILLCNEIQNSFRK; encoded by the coding sequence ATGCAATCATCAAACCTAAAACATGGGGGGAACGTATATGCAAAAGCAAAGAAATTAAATTTATTACCCTCTGGAATTATTGACGCAAGTGCCTCATTAGTACCCTTTGATCCTCCTCAGATACTAATAGATTCATTAAATGAAGAAATTAAGAATCTTGGGTTTAGATATTACCCCGAGAGAAACCTGAGTGATTTGAAAGAAATAATCGGTAAATTTCATGGAATAAATCCTGAAAATATATTGCCAGGAAATGGAGCTTCTGAGCTAATAACCTGGGCAGGTTATGAAGCATCCAAATTTGGCATCAGTTGCATTCCTTCTCCATCCTTTGTTGATTATGAAAGATCATTAAATTGTTGGAATAGCAATTTCATAAATTGCAAGTTACCAAAAAACTGGGGAAATGTTTTTCCTCAATCATTTCCAATTCATCCTAAAGGTGATGTTATTTGGATAACAAATCCACACAACCCCACCGGCCAATTGTGGGAGAAGAATTCATTAGAAGAAATTATAAAAAAATATAAATTAGTTATCTGTGATGAGGCTTTCTTATCAATAACACCTAATGGAGAAAAGGAATCTTTAATACCATTAACCCAAAAATATGATAATTTATTAGTCTTAAGAAGCTTAACCAAAATCTTCAATATTCCAGGTCTTAGATTAGGTTACATTATTGGTTCATCGAAAAAACTTAAGCAATGGAAAATCAATAGAGATCCTTGGCCTTTAAATTCCTTTGCTATTAAAGCCGGAATTGATCTACTAAGTAATAGGAAATTCTATGAAAAATGGACAAGACAAATTCACCAGTGGATCAATATTGAAAAAGAGAGAGTATGTCAAAAATTATCAAAAATAGAAAACCTTAAAGTTCATAACTCATCAACTAACTTTTTTTTAATAGAAAGTAAAACAACATTGTCGCCAAATATTAAGTACTTAGAAAATAAGGGAATATTGCTTAGAGAATGTACTTCATTTAGATTTCTTGATGAGAAGTGGGCAAGAATAAGTTTGCAGAGTAGGGAAAATAATATTCTTTTATGCAACGAAATTCAGAATTCCTTTAGAAAATAA
- the murG gene encoding undecaprenyldiphospho-muramoylpentapeptide beta-N-acetylglucosaminyltransferase, translated as MSKKNNLLVAASGTGGHIFPALAVSKEVEDKWNIHWLGVHKRLDANFIPKKYNLTTLNIKTPRKNIFLLFQYIEILMSTFKIIRILKEKKVNLVFTTGGYISAPTIVASKLLRIPIIIHESNLIPGMVTKYFGFLCNYVLLGFKKTNVYLKNCKIIFTGTPLREQFYKSNLLPQWVPKGKGPLLIVMGGSQGAKAINQIIYESLEFLMEKKFRIVHIIGECNQKSFQVKNFKNYVQKKFTNEIAALIQNCDLVISRSGAGTINELIETEKPSILIPYPYSKNNHQEKNAMILAESGGSVLINQNKISKEVFENTLERIFKIKPKNGKNSYEILDIMKKNMKNNNKIKSKIEIKKFINYFLKEF; from the coding sequence ATGTCTAAAAAAAATAATTTATTAGTTGCAGCTAGTGGAACAGGAGGGCATATTTTCCCAGCTTTAGCAGTTTCTAAAGAGGTAGAAGATAAATGGAATATTCATTGGTTGGGAGTGCATAAAAGACTTGATGCAAATTTTATTCCTAAAAAATATAATTTAACGACTTTGAATATAAAGACTCCAAGAAAAAATATTTTTTTGTTGTTTCAATATATAGAAATTTTAATGTCAACTTTCAAAATAATTAGGATTTTAAAAGAAAAAAAAGTTAATTTAGTTTTTACGACTGGAGGTTATATATCAGCACCTACTATTGTTGCTTCAAAACTTCTCAGGATACCCATTATTATTCACGAATCAAATTTAATTCCAGGAATGGTTACGAAGTATTTTGGTTTTTTATGTAACTATGTTCTTTTAGGATTTAAGAAAACAAATGTTTACCTAAAAAATTGTAAAATTATTTTCACTGGTACTCCATTAAGAGAGCAATTCTATAAATCTAATCTTTTGCCACAATGGGTTCCAAAAGGGAAAGGACCTCTTTTGATTGTTATGGGCGGTAGTCAAGGAGCAAAAGCTATAAATCAAATTATTTACGAATCTCTTGAATTCTTAATGGAAAAAAAGTTTCGGATAGTTCATATTATTGGCGAATGTAATCAAAAATCCTTTCAAGTAAAAAATTTCAAAAATTATGTTCAAAAGAAATTTACTAACGAAATTGCAGCTTTAATTCAAAACTGTGATCTTGTAATATCCCGATCTGGTGCAGGAACAATAAATGAATTAATTGAGACTGAAAAACCTTCAATTTTAATTCCATATCCTTATTCTAAAAATAATCACCAGGAGAAAAATGCAATGATTCTTGCTGAAAGTGGAGGCTCAGTTTTAATTAATCAAAATAAAATTTCTAAAGAAGTTTTTGAAAATACTTTAGAAAGAATTTTTAAAATAAAACCAAAAAATGGAAAAAATAGCTATGAAATTTTAGATATTATGAAGAAGAATATGAAAAATAATAATAAAATTAAATCTAAAATTGAGATTAAAAAATTTATTAATTATTTTCTAAAGGAATTCTGA
- a CDS encoding phosphoglycerate kinase produces the protein MSKLSLSSLDKTYLEGKKVLVRVDFNVPLNESGKITDDTRIRAAIPTIEYLINNSAKVILAAHFGRPKGQVNEKMRLTPVAARLSELLGQNVALTKSCIGDEAIAQSNSLSNGDVLLIENVRFFGEEEKNDLEFAKKLASHADMYVNDAFGAAHRAHASTQGVTNYLSPSVAGFLLEKELKYLQGAIDSPKRPLAAIVGGSKVSSKIGVLDSLLDKCDKIMIGGGMIFTFYKARGLDVGKSLVEEDKLELAKDLEAKAKSKGVELLLPTDVVLANEFSPDAESKISQIDSISGNWMGLDIGPDSIKVFQNALAECKTIIWNGPMGVFEFDKFAEGTNAIATTLADLSAFSEVCTIIGGGDSVAAVEKAGLAEKMSHISTGGGASLELLEGKTLPGVAALNDA, from the coding sequence ATGTCAAAATTATCTCTTTCCAGTCTTGATAAGACATATTTAGAAGGCAAAAAAGTTCTCGTAAGAGTAGATTTTAATGTTCCATTAAATGAAAGTGGCAAGATAACTGACGATACACGCATTAGAGCAGCAATTCCAACAATTGAATATCTCATTAATAATTCTGCAAAAGTTATTTTAGCTGCCCATTTTGGAAGACCAAAGGGTCAGGTAAATGAAAAAATGAGATTAACTCCAGTAGCAGCAAGATTAAGTGAATTGTTGGGCCAAAATGTTGCTCTTACTAAAAGTTGTATTGGTGATGAAGCAATTGCACAATCAAATAGCTTATCTAATGGAGATGTTCTTTTAATTGAAAATGTTCGTTTTTTTGGTGAAGAGGAAAAGAACGACCTGGAGTTTGCTAAAAAATTAGCCTCTCATGCAGATATGTATGTAAATGATGCTTTTGGTGCCGCTCATAGAGCTCATGCTTCAACTCAGGGTGTTACTAATTATTTAAGTCCTTCAGTAGCTGGATTCCTTTTAGAAAAAGAATTGAAATACTTGCAAGGAGCAATAGATTCCCCTAAGCGTCCATTGGCAGCAATAGTTGGAGGATCAAAGGTTAGTAGCAAAATCGGAGTGCTCGACTCTTTACTAGATAAATGTGACAAAATTATGATTGGTGGAGGTATGATTTTTACTTTTTATAAAGCTAGAGGTCTAGATGTAGGAAAGAGCTTAGTAGAAGAAGATAAACTTGAGCTCGCTAAAGATTTAGAGGCAAAAGCAAAATCAAAAGGAGTCGAATTATTATTACCAACTGATGTTGTTTTAGCTAATGAATTTTCTCCTGACGCCGAAAGTAAAATATCTCAAATTGATTCAATTAGTGGTAATTGGATGGGTCTTGATATTGGTCCAGATTCTATTAAAGTTTTTCAGAATGCTCTTGCAGAATGTAAGACAATAATTTGGAATGGACCGATGGGTGTTTTCGAATTTGATAAATTCGCAGAAGGTACAAATGCAATCGCTACAACTCTTGCGGACTTAAGTGCTTTTTCTGAAGTTTGTACAATAATTGGTGGCGGAGATTCAGTTGCAGCAGTAGAGAAAGCTGGATTAGCTGAGAAAATGTCTCATATATCTACTGGAGGTGGGGCTAGTTTAGAACTTTTAGAAGGTAAAACTCTACCAGGTGTAGCTGCTTTAAACGACGCATAG
- the ylqF gene encoding ribosome biogenesis GTPase YlqF, with protein MDIPKIQWYPGHIAKAEKRLSEVINKVDLIIEVRDARIPISTGHPHLNKWINNKKHILVINRSDMISPDTITSWNKWFNEKDQYPHWCDAKRGIGINEICKSAKESRSSIDARRISRGMKIRPIRALTLGFPNVGKSALINRIAKKRVVDSARKAGVTRNLRWIKLDSGIDLLDAPGVIPPNLENQKSALNLALCDDIGEAAYEIESVAIEFIKIMSTLNKDKNANISAKQISNRYGVDIVKGFESPSVWIDEAASKHTSGDKRRMSHKLLEDYRNQMLGKIALEVPPWN; from the coding sequence GTGGACATACCCAAAATTCAATGGTACCCAGGCCATATCGCAAAAGCAGAAAAAAGATTATCTGAAGTCATCAATAAAGTAGATTTAATTATAGAAGTTAGAGATGCAAGAATCCCAATATCAACGGGGCACCCACATTTAAATAAATGGATCAATAATAAAAAACATATTCTTGTTATTAATAGATCAGACATGATCTCTCCTGACACAATAACTAGTTGGAATAAATGGTTTAATGAAAAAGATCAATATCCGCATTGGTGCGATGCTAAAAGAGGTATAGGTATTAACGAAATTTGTAAATCTGCAAAAGAATCTAGATCATCAATTGATGCTAGAAGGATTTCTAGAGGTATGAAAATAAGGCCAATAAGAGCCCTCACACTTGGTTTTCCAAACGTCGGTAAATCAGCTTTAATTAATAGAATTGCTAAAAAAAGAGTTGTCGATAGTGCTAGGAAAGCTGGAGTGACACGTAATTTGAGATGGATAAAATTAGATAGTGGTATTGATCTACTAGATGCTCCTGGCGTTATACCTCCTAATTTAGAAAATCAAAAATCAGCACTTAACCTTGCACTATGTGACGATATTGGAGAGGCTGCTTATGAAATCGAGAGTGTCGCAATTGAATTTATCAAAATTATGTCCACTCTAAACAAAGATAAAAATGCAAATATCTCGGCAAAACAAATATCTAATAGATATGGAGTTGATATTGTAAAAGGCTTTGAGAGTCCTTCTGTTTGGATCGATGAAGCAGCTTCAAAACATACCTCAGGCGATAAAAGAAGAATGTCTCATAAATTATTGGAAGATTATAGAAATCAAATGCTTGGTAAAATTGCTTTAGAAGTCCCTCCATGGAATTAG
- a CDS encoding RluA family pseudouridine synthase, whose translation MELDNKNSFGIGEGELIEIIYDLPLPMRLDRWLVSKRPEQSRARIQHFINSGLVLVNYKTAKAKTPLKNGDNVQIWMPPPEPLVYLKPEKMDLEILFEDEHIIVINKQSGLIVHPAPGHKSGTLVNGLLFHCNDLPGINGKLRPGIVHRLDKDTSGCMVVAKSQEALVNLQKQIKEKIASREYIAVIHGAPNSEEGQIVGHIGRDKFNRFKYKVVEEASGRYACTYWKLKERLGNYSLMNFKLDTGRTHQIRVHCAHINHPIVGDPLYGRCKKLPCKLEGQALHAFKLGLIHPINGKEMIFEAELPLDFQKLLNVLKSK comes from the coding sequence ATGGAATTAGATAATAAAAATTCTTTTGGCATTGGAGAAGGTGAACTTATAGAAATTATTTATGACCTACCTCTTCCTATGAGACTAGATAGATGGTTGGTAAGTAAAAGGCCAGAACAAAGTAGAGCAAGAATTCAACATTTTATCAATTCAGGCTTAGTACTTGTAAACTACAAGACTGCGAAAGCAAAGACCCCATTAAAAAATGGCGACAATGTTCAAATCTGGATGCCTCCTCCAGAACCTCTTGTATATTTGAAACCTGAAAAAATGGATTTAGAAATCCTTTTTGAAGACGAACATATTATAGTAATTAATAAACAATCAGGACTAATTGTTCATCCAGCCCCAGGACACAAATCAGGAACTCTAGTCAATGGATTACTTTTTCACTGTAATGATCTTCCTGGAATTAATGGGAAACTAAGACCTGGTATTGTTCACAGATTAGATAAAGATACCTCCGGATGTATGGTGGTTGCAAAAAGCCAAGAGGCATTAGTAAATCTCCAGAAACAAATTAAAGAAAAAATAGCATCACGCGAATATATTGCAGTAATTCATGGAGCACCTAATTCTGAAGAAGGCCAAATAGTGGGACACATTGGTAGAGATAAATTCAATAGATTTAAATATAAAGTAGTTGAAGAAGCTTCAGGAAGATATGCCTGTACTTATTGGAAATTAAAAGAAAGATTAGGTAATTACTCATTAATGAATTTCAAATTAGATACTGGTAGAACGCATCAAATAAGAGTTCACTGCGCTCATATTAATCATCCTATTGTGGGTGATCCTTTATATGGAAGATGCAAAAAACTTCCATGTAAATTAGAGGGCCAAGCATTACATGCTTTTAAGCTTGGCCTCATACATCCAATCAATGGCAAAGAAATGATATTTGAAGCAGAATTGCCATTAGATTTTCAAAAATTACTAAACGTTCTTAAATCTAAATAA
- a CDS encoding ABC transporter ATP-binding protein, whose amino-acid sequence MEINKEKILVVKNLTVKYGLKQQPIIKNFNLEIDKGDHLAIIGPSGCGKTTFAKTLVNILPDKATSKGYLSISSVDPRNISNKEAQLFRRKNFGFIYQDSIKKLNPLMRVGDHLYELFKTHDQTKSSLLIKKLVKEVFQKVGIEESRLDSFPHQFSGGMRQRVSIAMALALKPKLLIADEPTTSLDCITSFEIMKEIIQLCNEFDTTLILISHDINLAAKWCKKVAIIEKGSIVEKGNILDIFQSPKSDIGIKLVNSSKIILESNSKNNVRDEVLLEVNNLRYWYKLNSSIFINKWNKALNEVSFKLYKNETLGIVGSSGSGKSTLCRALIGLLKLRGGEIKIYDKNYSSKKNKFFTKNNNVQIIFQDPFSSLNPKMTIKNILEDIFFIQKISDKRKIEKEIKLMFRNLSLPFKSEFLNSYPSQLSGGQLQRISLARALLLKPKILICDESVNMLDASVKIEILELLRVLQEKMGLTIIFITHDLGIAKRFCNRMLVMNQGKIVDEGESSTIFTKTKNTYTKSLLNSSLNLI is encoded by the coding sequence ATGGAAATAAATAAAGAAAAAATTCTTGTAGTTAAAAATCTTACTGTTAAATATGGTTTAAAACAGCAACCTATCATTAAAAATTTTAATCTTGAAATAGATAAAGGAGATCATTTGGCCATAATAGGACCCTCTGGATGTGGAAAGACTACTTTTGCAAAAACATTAGTAAATATATTGCCTGATAAGGCCACTTCTAAAGGGTATTTATCCATTTCTAGTGTCGATCCTAGAAACATAAGTAACAAAGAAGCACAATTATTTAGAAGAAAAAATTTTGGATTTATCTATCAAGATTCTATAAAAAAACTTAATCCACTTATGAGAGTTGGGGATCATTTATATGAATTGTTTAAAACTCATGATCAAACTAAATCATCTTTACTTATAAAAAAATTAGTAAAAGAAGTTTTTCAAAAAGTAGGAATTGAAGAAAGCAGACTTGATTCTTTCCCGCATCAATTTAGCGGTGGAATGAGACAGAGAGTTTCTATAGCAATGGCTCTTGCTTTAAAACCTAAATTACTAATAGCTGATGAACCTACAACAAGCCTAGATTGCATAACAAGTTTTGAAATTATGAAAGAAATAATTCAGTTATGTAACGAATTCGATACTACTTTAATTTTAATTAGTCACGATATTAATCTTGCAGCAAAGTGGTGTAAAAAAGTTGCAATAATTGAAAAGGGATCGATTGTTGAAAAAGGAAATATATTAGATATTTTCCAATCTCCAAAATCAGATATCGGGATAAAGTTAGTAAATTCCTCAAAAATAATATTAGAATCAAACTCTAAAAATAATGTTCGAGATGAGGTACTGCTAGAGGTAAATAACTTAAGATATTGGTATAAATTAAATTCTTCAATTTTTATAAATAAATGGAATAAGGCTTTAAATGAAGTTAGCTTTAAATTATATAAGAATGAGACTCTTGGAATAGTTGGTTCTTCAGGTAGTGGTAAAAGTACATTATGTAGGGCTTTGATTGGACTTTTGAAATTAAGAGGTGGTGAAATAAAAATTTATGATAAAAATTATTCATCGAAAAAAAATAAATTTTTTACAAAGAACAATAATGTGCAAATTATTTTTCAAGATCCTTTTTCAAGTTTGAATCCGAAAATGACAATAAAAAATATTTTGGAAGATATATTTTTTATTCAAAAAATTTCAGATAAAAGAAAAATTGAAAAAGAAATAAAATTAATGTTTAGAAATTTAAGTCTTCCTTTTAAGAGTGAATTTTTAAATTCTTATCCTAGCCAATTATCTGGTGGCCAATTGCAAAGAATTTCATTAGCCAGAGCTCTATTGTTGAAACCAAAAATTTTGATTTGTGATGAGAGCGTTAATATGTTAGATGCTTCAGTAAAAATAGAAATTCTTGAATTACTAAGAGTCTTGCAAGAAAAAATGGGTTTAACCATTATCTTTATCACACATGATTTAGGTATTGCTAAAAGATTTTGTAATAGAATGCTAGTAATGAATCAAGGAAAGATAGTTGATGAAGGAGAAAGCTCTACAATATTCACTAAAACTAAAAACACCTATACAAAATCTCTTCTAAATTCTTCTTTAAATCTTATTTAG
- a CDS encoding bifunctional (p)ppGpp synthetase/guanosine-3',5'-bis(diphosphate) 3'-pyrophosphohydrolase, which produces MSEAAANSKEINEIEVSKTILPENKKYESESLNYQIKIPDWLLNDINNFEKSNKQNDDNQNLIVKAFKLAYKAHDGQFRASGEPYIIHPVAVANLLKEIGASSSVIAAGLLHDVVEDTGVDLSEIETNFGLEVKILVEGVTKLGGIHFNNRTEAQAENLRKMFMAMASDIRVVLVKLADRLHNMRTIEWLNDERKKRIARETREIYAPLANRLGINRFKWELEDLAFKFLEPKEYQDLKDQIAVKRSDREKRLKVTLNLIKENLVAAGLKNFEITGRPKHLYGIWSKMERQQKQFHEIYDVAALRIIVDNSDSCYRALAVVHDTFKPIPGRFKDYIGLPKPNGYQSLHTSVIGRHRPIEVQIRTTSMHQIAEYGIAAHWQYKEGGSPAKSNAERFNWLRQLVEWQQEGSEGDHNDYLASIKEDLFDEEVFVITPKGDVVGLRKGSTAIDFAYRIHSEVGNHCNGIRINEKLSPLSTALQNGDFIEILTNNNATPSLDWLNFVVTPTAKNRIRQWYKKSHRDETIKRGRDLLEKEVGRNGFETLLSSDAMKKVANRCNLKNTEDLLASLGFGGLTLHQVLNRLREEIKLQTEDIKSDSDSEIAKSLKSNSNLSTNKPYTTTKSPISGIEGLDYRIGKCCTPLPGEDIIGTVSLGNHGITIHRADCENVMPIPIERRLPVGWNQDNKTGDNKFPIQLRIEVIDRVGVLKDILMRLSDKGINVSDANVKTAYGKPAIINLCVGLESYNQLHKTIDQIKSMADVLDIARVGQG; this is translated from the coding sequence ATGTCTGAGGCAGCTGCAAATTCAAAAGAAATAAACGAAATTGAAGTTTCCAAAACTATTTTGCCTGAAAATAAAAAATATGAAAGTGAATCTTTGAATTATCAAATAAAAATACCCGATTGGCTTCTTAACGATATTAATAATTTTGAAAAATCAAATAAACAAAATGATGATAATCAAAACCTTATAGTAAAGGCTTTTAAACTTGCTTATAAGGCTCATGATGGACAATTCCGTGCGAGTGGCGAACCATACATCATCCACCCAGTTGCCGTAGCAAATCTCCTCAAAGAAATAGGCGCTAGTTCATCTGTTATTGCTGCAGGACTTTTACATGATGTTGTTGAAGATACTGGCGTTGATTTATCTGAAATAGAAACAAATTTTGGATTAGAAGTAAAAATACTTGTGGAGGGTGTAACAAAATTAGGAGGTATTCATTTTAATAACAGGACTGAAGCACAAGCTGAAAATCTTAGAAAAATGTTTATGGCTATGGCTAGTGATATCAGAGTTGTTTTAGTAAAACTGGCAGATCGACTTCATAACATGAGAACAATTGAATGGTTAAATGATGAGAGAAAAAAAAGAATAGCAAGAGAAACAAGAGAGATTTATGCACCTTTAGCTAATCGATTAGGAATAAATAGATTTAAATGGGAATTAGAAGATTTAGCTTTTAAATTTCTTGAACCTAAAGAATATCAAGATCTAAAAGATCAAATTGCTGTCAAAAGGAGTGATAGAGAAAAAAGATTAAAAGTAACCCTGAATCTTATTAAAGAAAATTTAGTCGCAGCAGGTTTAAAAAACTTTGAAATAACTGGAAGACCAAAACATCTTTATGGCATCTGGAGTAAAATGGAAAGACAGCAAAAACAGTTTCATGAAATTTATGATGTTGCTGCTCTAAGAATTATCGTTGATAATTCAGATAGTTGTTATAGAGCTTTAGCAGTTGTACATGATACTTTCAAACCAATTCCAGGCAGATTTAAAGATTATATAGGTTTACCAAAACCCAATGGATATCAGTCTTTACATACTTCAGTAATTGGTAGACATCGACCTATTGAAGTACAAATTAGAACTACTTCTATGCATCAAATAGCAGAATATGGAATTGCTGCTCATTGGCAATATAAAGAGGGTGGTTCTCCTGCTAAAAGCAATGCTGAAAGATTTAATTGGCTAAGACAACTAGTTGAATGGCAACAAGAAGGTAGCGAGGGTGATCATAATGATTATTTAGCTTCAATTAAAGAAGATTTATTTGATGAAGAAGTATTTGTAATTACTCCGAAAGGAGACGTTGTTGGTTTAAGAAAAGGATCTACCGCAATAGATTTCGCCTACAGAATTCATTCTGAAGTTGGAAATCACTGTAATGGAATAAGAATTAATGAAAAGCTTTCTCCATTATCTACAGCACTTCAAAATGGTGACTTCATAGAAATTTTGACAAATAATAATGCCACTCCAAGCTTGGATTGGCTTAACTTTGTAGTTACGCCAACTGCTAAAAATAGAATCCGCCAATGGTATAAGAAAAGCCATAGGGATGAGACGATTAAAAGAGGCAGAGATTTACTCGAAAAAGAAGTCGGTCGAAATGGTTTTGAAACATTACTTTCTAGTGATGCTATGAAAAAAGTTGCGAATCGATGCAATTTAAAAAATACTGAAGACCTTCTTGCATCACTTGGTTTTGGTGGTTTAACTTTACATCAAGTATTAAACAGACTTAGAGAAGAAATTAAATTACAGACAGAGGATATTAAAAGTGATTCTGATTCTGAAATAGCAAAATCTCTTAAAAGTAATAGTAATTTATCCACCAATAAACCTTATACAACTACTAAATCACCAATTTCCGGGATAGAAGGTCTTGATTACAGAATAGGTAAATGCTGTACCCCACTTCCAGGCGAGGATATTATCGGAACTGTCTCGCTAGGCAACCACGGTATAACCATACATAGGGCGGATTGCGAAAATGTTATGCCAATTCCAATAGAGAGAAGATTACCTGTTGGTTGGAATCAAGATAATAAAACTGGCGATAATAAGTTCCCAATTCAACTTCGAATAGAAGTAATTGATAGAGTTGGAGTCCTGAAAGATATTCTTATGCGTTTATCTGATAAAGGTATAAATGTTAGTGATGCCAATGTTAAAACTGCTTATGGCAAACCAGCTATTATCAATCTCTGCGTAGGTCTAGAAAGTTATAATCAACTTCACAAAACAATTGACCAAATTAAATCAATGGCAGATGTTTTAGATATAGCCAGAGTTGGACAAGGTTAA
- a CDS encoding DUF2062 domain-containing protein, with protein sequence MRFKRDITYKKILTLFRNQNGSPFFNAKGLAIGVFSGCFPFFGFQTLIGVFFAKLAKGNIVLAAIGTWISNPFTYIPLYYLNYKVGSIFFNTSSNEIIEKSLVIDELWKQGRIFSLKLLLGSSCVGFLLALICGSIVFFIYKIKLKK encoded by the coding sequence ATGAGATTTAAAAGAGATATTACCTATAAGAAAATTCTAACATTATTTAGGAATCAGAATGGAAGTCCTTTCTTTAATGCCAAAGGTTTAGCTATAGGTGTTTTTAGTGGTTGCTTTCCTTTTTTTGGGTTTCAGACCCTAATAGGGGTTTTTTTTGCGAAATTAGCAAAGGGAAATATTGTTCTAGCTGCAATTGGTACCTGGATCAGCAACCCATTTACTTATATTCCGCTTTATTATCTTAATTATAAAGTTGGTTCGATTTTTTTTAATACTTCCTCTAATGAAATTATTGAAAAAAGTTTGGTTATTGATGAATTATGGAAACAAGGTAGAATTTTTTCTTTAAAATTACTTTTAGGTTCTTCTTGTGTTGGGTTTTTATTAGCTTTAATTTGCGGCAGTATTGTTTTTTTTATCTATAAGATAAAACTTAAAAAGTAG